In Acidobacteriota bacterium, the sequence AAGGTAGATTTTGCGACCGTTCTCAACACGAACCTCCGGTTTGTGGTCACCACTTTTAACATTTACGTAGAGATTGTTCGGGACTTCCAGGCGAAATTGTTCCTCCCGGACAATGGCGTTCTTTTCAAAGCTATAGTCGAGCCAAAACTCGTTCGCTGCGAGCGCTTTGAAGATGCGAGTGCTGCAACTCCATTCGAGGGTGTCGCCAATCGCGAGTCCCTTTACCGCGACATGTTTCTCCCGCAAGTCACTGTAGAACGGAGCCGCGCGCGTGATCTCGGATTCCAGGTCCTGCACGTCATCCAGTGAAGTATTGATAACGGTGCCGTCTGGCTTGCGCGCGCGCACATAGTTGATTGTTAGTTCCTGAAAATTCTTCTGATACGGAAATGTCAGCAGCCCATACTGCTGAACTCCGGCGCTCGACTGTAGGCGGATGCGAGAGCTGTTATCGGACTTGCCCGTGCCGTCAGCCTCATAGCTGAGAATGGTATCGAGTTGCTCAATAATGGCAGCCTCTTGAGAAAGGTCAGGCTTTGACTGCGCCTTGCTTGAATTGGCTGAACTTCCTGGAGCGGATGTCTGAGCAGACAGAATTGAGGCAGAGAAGAGGAGACAAAGAAGAGCCCGCATCAAGCAAAGAATCAAATCACAACCGGACAGCAAAACGCAATCCATCCTCCTCGGGGGAGGCTGGTTAGGAGGACGACACATAACGAGCCAAGATATCGGGCTCAGCTGAAATCAAGGAACAATGGAGGCAGCCTTTCCGGTCGCAGCTTCCTGATCCACGCGAGTGGATTCACCTTCTGTTCGGATTACGTCGACATTCCTGCGCATGGCCCGTGCTCATGCCGTGAATGGATTCGTGATCTTCAGGCCAGTAAATCGAGTAAAGTCGCGGTCGCCGGTTAGCAGTTCACTCGCTCCGTGCTCCCGGCACAGAGCAACAATATGGGCGTCGTGCATGAGGTCTCCCGCGACTCCCGATTGCTTCACAACCTCATCCAGGATCGTCGCGTGCACCGCGGTTTCGGAGAGCAACACCAGCGACGGCGAAGCCAATATGGCCTTCAAATCCTGCAGAGCAACTTGCGAAGGCAGGGGCGGGTGATAGACACGGGGATGCATGACGAGGCGCAGGAACTCGTAAATACACGGCCATGGAATCGCCCAGGCTGCGGGACCCTGCGCAAGCTCGGTCAAGACCTGGTGCGCGCGTGAGTGCTGTGGGCTGCTTGTGATCTCTGCATAGATAAGAATGTTGGTGTCGACCGCCTTCATTCCCGGTCCATAGCGTCGAACAGGCTGTCGCGATCCAGTATGTCGATGCCAGGCTGTAATTGTGCCTTCCAACCTTGCAACTTGAGCCGATACGTCTGCCGATCGGACTGGGTCAGTGCCCGGCGCAACAGTTCATTTGCAACCGCCTGAAGGGTTCGACCTTCGCTGGCAGCCTTCTTCTTCATCTGACGGAATAAATTATCGTCGAGCACTAATGTGGTTCGCGCCATGCATAAATATGCTACATGCATTGCACATCGATGTCAGCTTGTTCAATTACTCCCCGCGCAATCTTTTCGCTGTGGTTTTGATTCCCGATTCCGATCCTGAAAATGGGAGCCACACTCTTTTGCGGTTTCCAAAGCGGTGAATGTGTCGCGCCTACGCCACAGTCGTACCAGGAATCCACAAACAGCGCCGGCACGTCGAACTGATCGCTTGATTTGACGTAACCCAGCGTGTCCCACCACGGATCACCTTCGTGGTGGGTGACGAAATCGTCCCAATCTGTTGGCGGCATTCCCGCGCGAGTCATCATTCCCTTTAAAGGAAGACTGTACCAAAGCGCCCTCCAATCCACGGCCGGAGGCTTTACCTGCGGCCGAACCTTCGCGCCGTGGGAAACGACCCAATTAGAAGTAGCGGCCAGTTCAAAGGCGCCGCCCCGCCGCGACGCGAAGTACTGCAATGCTCCGCTCGCGGCTTGGGGATTCATGGCCAGCTGATGGCCGTTTCTGCGCTTAGCCATCTCCACTTGGTTTTCACCGGCATAGGAGCATCCGGTGGTGCCGACTTTGCCATTGGACCACGACTGTGCCGCGAGCCAATCCACTGTGTCTGATCCGTCGTTTGTATCCGCGGCCGAGATGATGTAGTCGCCTTCGGATTCAAATTTTCCTCTGACGTCTTGCACGGCGGCAACGTATCCTCGCGCCGCGAAGCGGCGGGCGCCGGCCACATAGGACTCACCGTTCTTGTTGTAGGGCGTGCGAATCAGGATGACCGGCAGCGGTTCCCTGAGATCGGCCGGGAAGTACAGATCGGTCGCTAGCTTCACGCCGTCAGGCATGGCAACCATGATGCTCTTCTGTAATCGAATCTCGTAGGCAATAGGGACTTCGAAACCGAAGGTGACCGTGAATGTCTATCGGCCGAGTGCAGAAAGCCGACTGGCGATCGCCGCTTCCTTCAGCAACTCACCTTGGTAATCAACAATCCGCGTGACTATCCGTTGTACAATCCGCCCATTCAGGGCAATCTGCCCGAATCGGCCACGTGTCCTCCCGCGAACAATTCGTCAATCGACATCCGTGGCTCACTGCCCTGGTTGCCCTTGCTGCCGTACAGATTGCCACCTCCGGCATTCTGAAAGGACAAACGCTCGCCGCTTTCGCGGACATACTGCAATTCGCGATCATGATCGCGATGATAGTAGGCACAGCCATCAACATCCGTCGGAGCAAGGGCTCGGCTCGCGGGTTCTGGCTCCTATTGACTGTAAGTGCAGTGATGTGGGCCGGCGACTACGCTAGCTGGGTCTACTACGAAGTGATTCGCGGCGTTCAGATGCCCGTGCCGCAACCCGGCGACACGCTGCTGATCCTGCACGTTGTGCCGATCATGATGGCACTTGCCATGCTCCCGCATCGCGTGCTGAAGAGTGGATCTCCGCTGGCGAGCAATCTTGAGTTCCCGTTGATTGCCTGCTGGTGGGTATATCTGTACTTCCAGTTTGTCTTTGCCTGGCAATACATGTCGTACGATGCCATGGCTTTTCATCGAAACTTCAACTTGCTGTACCACGCGGAACTTGCGACTACGATCGTCGCTCTGTTTTATCTTGCCCAGCAAAGCCACGACGGATGGCACGAGATCTACAATCATTATCTAATCGCGTTTCTGATCTACGCCCCGACCTCCGCGATCATCAACATTCTCATCCAGCAGAAGCTGTATACCAGTGGCGGACTCTGGGACCTTCCGCTCACGATTTCCATTTCCTATCTCGCGTGGATCGGATTTCGTGCGCGCCGGCTTCAACTTGAGCCTGAGCGAAGCAACAGCGATATTCAGCCAAGCCTGGCAATTCCAGAATGGGCAGCGACGATCGCTGCCACCAGCATTCCCGCGATCGCTCTCTTTTCGTATGAGCGTTTACATAGTCCGCCACCTGTTCGCCATTTCCGGGTCGCAATCAGCTTTCTTGCAATGCTCTTGATCGGTATCCTGATTTTCACGAGGCAGCAGCTACTGAATCGCCGATTGTCTGTGTTACTCACCAATGCGCAACACGCCTATGACAATCTGGAACGACTGCAAAGCCAGGTGATGCAGACAGAAAAGCTAGCTTCCATTGGACGCCTGGTTTCCGGAGCAGCGCACGAGCTGAACAACCCGCTCACCGCAATACTTGGATACTCAGAGCTAATCGCCACCGACCAGGAAGTCCCGGCGGCCCCGCGGGGATTCGCTGAGAAAATCGCACAGCAGGCGCGAAGAACCAAGAATCTTGTCTCTAACCTGCTCTCGTTTGCACGTCAGACGCCACCGCAAAAGCGCCTTACAGATCTCAACTCACTGGTCAATAACGCCTGCCAGCTAAGGCTCGCGAGCATGCCAACCAAGCTCTCGCTGCTGCGCGACCTTCAGCAGGACCTTCCGCTAGTCCTTGGTGACGACAATCACCTTCTACAAGTGTTCCTGCACATCCTCAACAACGCCATTGATGCTATCGCAGAGCTGGGTGGTGGTGGAGAAATCATCGTGCGCACGCAGGCCCGAGGCGAGCATGTGGTTCTGGAGGTATGTGACAGCGGACCAGGGATCGCGGAGCCCGCGCGAGTTTTTGATCCGTTTTACACGACGAAGCCGCTGGGGCAGGGCTCTGGCCTAGGTCTGAGCGCTTGCTACGGCATCATCCAGGAGCACGAAGGGACCATCGAGTGCTTTAACCTGCAACCTCGCGGAGCGATGTTCCGGATTAGTTTTAAGGCGGTCGCCAAGCCAGCTCCTTCGGAGCCTGTCGCCGCGTCCTAAAAACAGTAGGCATTCCCCCAAAGCACAGCCGACGTGATAGCACTGAAAATAACACTGAATTCTCGAAGAATAACCCACTGTTATTGAATTCCTCCTAAATTCTCGAAAAGCAACTTTTTCGGAACAGCTAATGAGAGTGAATCACCAGTGAACTCTTTCTGTGACGACAGTTCACTATAGGCATTCACTTTTTTCCACGGCCGGAAGCGTAGGCGCAACCATTGCGACCCCATGCTCTGCCACGCTGGTAGCATGAATTCCATGCCTCACTGGAGCGAGCGACTCCTGGAGTTCGACCGCCTGCGCGAAATTCTGCTGGCCTACTGCGGCTCCGATCCTGGACGGCTGAGAGTTGCCAGCTTGCATCCGGTTACGGATGTCGCGTGGATCCGCCAGCAGCACGAACTCACGGAGGAAGTCCAGCAATTCCTTGATGCTGGCGGAGGCTTTGATTTCCAGGGGCTGACGGATAATCGCAAACTGCTGAAGAAATCCGCCATCAGCGGTGCGGCGCTCGAAATTTCGGAGCTACAGGACGTGCTGCGGCTAGCGGATCGTGCCGATGAATGGCGTGCAATCGCCTTCACTCCGCCGGCCTCGCTGGAGCAAGGCTGGCCGGCAATTCGCCAAGTGTCTGAACGGCTTGCCGACTTTACGCTCCTGCTCCGATTCTTCCGCGGCAAAATCCTTCCCGATGGCACACTCGATGACCGCGCCTCGCCCGAACTCGTACGGCTGCGACGCGAAGTCGAGAAGCAAAAGCGCGAGATCCAGACATCGCTGCACAGCTACTTACGGCACCTTGCCGAGGGCGGGGCGGTACAGGACGAGCTGGTCACAATACGCGGTGAGCGCTTCGTAATCCCTGTGAAGGCGGATCAGAAGCGCCGCGTGAATGGAGTCGTTCACGGCGCCAGTTCCAGTGGACAAACAGTGTTTGTCGAGCCGCTTGAAACCATAGAACAGAACAACGAACTCATGCGCCTCCTCGAGGAAGAGAATGCGGAGGTCCATCGCATTCTGCTTGAGATGACCGCACGCGTCGCCGAACACGCCGAGGCACTGGAGACAGCCCTCGATGTTCTTGCGGAAATTGAGCTGCAGTTTGCCAAAGCGCGCCTTGCTCGCGATTATCAGTGTGTGCGGCCAATGATAGTCAATGTGGATGCGGGCGCCTCGCCCGAGGGCGGCCGCATCCACGTTCGTCTACTTAAGGCGCGCCATCCCGTATTGGAACGCAACCTCAAACTGCGCGGTGCACGCGTGGTTCCGATGTCGCTTCACCTGGAGGGCAACGATCGCCAGCTCATCATCAGCGGACCGAACACAGGTGGTAAGACGGTCGCGCTAAAGACAGTGGGACTGATTGTTCTGATGGTTCAGTCAGGAATTCCCATACCGGCAGATTCGGCCGAACTTCCCGTCTTCGATGCTGTCTTCGCCGACATCGGGGACTACCAATCCATCGAGCAGAACCTATCGACATTCTCTGCGCACGTGAGCAACATCGACATCATCTCGAAAACTGCAACGGCGCAAAGCCTGGTGTTGCTCGACGAGCTTGGTTCGGCAACGGATCCCGAAGAAGGCGCGGCTCTCGCCGTTGCGATCGCAAGGCATTTCCTCGATCTTGGTGCCACCAGCATCATCTCGACACATCACACCGCGCTGAAGGTTTACGCGACCAATACGCCAGGCGTGGTCAACGCTGCCGTTGGGTTTGACGAGAAGACGCTACAGCCTACTTACGAACTGAAAGTCGGGGTTCCGGGTGCCTCGGCAGGTATCAACATCGCCCAGCGCCTGGGATTGAACTCACAAATCATCGCCGCAGCGCGCCAACGTCTAGCGGGACAAACCCAGGACATCGCTCTCTTTCTTGATCAGCTCCACCAGCAGCTCGATGCTATTGAGCGCGAGCGCGCCGAGCTGCGGAGGCGCGAGCAGGAAGTCGCGCGGGAACGAAGTCGCCTGGAATTGGAAGGACTAAAGGAGCAGCGCCATCACGTGCGCGAGCTCGAGAAAAAACTTGAAAACCTGCTGCGCGACTTTGAATACCAGGCTCGCGAAGCAGTGAATGCAGTGCAAGAAAGATCAGCCGCGCAGAAGCTGTCGAAAGATGCCGAGCGCCGCATCACGCGACTACGCCGCGAGTTCAAAGAGCAGTTCGATTCGACGGTTGTTGCACACCGAACGGGTGCAGATCGAGGCGATCCCCATGCTCGTCCGGGAGAAGTGAAGCACGTTGCGGAAGGCGACACCGTACGCCTGAAATCGCTCGGCCGCGATGCAGTTGTAAAGCGCAAGATCGACCAAAACACCTTCGAAGTAGAAGCCGGCATCATGAAGATGCGCGTGCCGCGCTCTGACATCGCAAATGTCGTCAAATCTGCCGCGCTCGAGCGAGCCGAGACTCCCGTCGCTGCCGCGCGAGCTCGCGGGATTTCCATCTCACTGAAAAATGAGAACGACGATCTGACCGTGCCCAGCGAGATCAACGTCATCGGACAAACGGTTGACGATGCCACGCGCGAAGTAGAGAAATTCGTCGATCGCGCCTTTCTGGCCGGCGTGCCTCGGGTGCGCGTAGTCCACGGTAGTGGGATGGGAATCCTACGTAAGGCGCTGCGGCACTTTCTAAAATCCCACCCTCACGTCGCAATGGTCACAGAGCCCCCGCAGAGGGAAGGTGGAGCGGGAGCAACCGTGGTGGAACTGAGGCTCTAGAAGCGCACGAGCATACACTTACCTCAATGAAATCGGTCATCGTCGGCACGGCTGGGCATATTGATCATGGCAAGACTACCTTGGTCAAGGCGCTCACCGGCGTAGATGCAGACAGGCTCGAAGAAGAGAAGCGACGCGGGATCACTATCGATCTCGGCTTTGCCAATCTTGAACTATTGTCGGACTCGGGGGAGAAGCTGCGGCTTGGTTTCGTCGATGTTCCCGGACACGAGCGGTTTGTGCGCAACATGCTTGCCGGAGTTGGCGGCATTGATATTGTGCTGCTGGTGATCGCGGCGGATGAAGGTATCAAGCCACAGACGCGCGAGCACTTCGATATCTGCCGGCTGCTTGCGATACCGCGGGGAATTGTTGTTCTCACAAAATCAGATCTGGTTGATGCTGACACGCTGGAGGTTGTACGACTCGAAATCGAAGACTTCTTACGCGGATCTTTTCTTGATCCGCAAAAAACACCTGTCATCCCCGTCAGCGGCCTCAGCGGCCAGGGTATCGATCAACTCACGCGCGAGCTGGCGCGTATGGCTTCCGAAATCGGGACAAAAAATGCCGGCGCTCTTCCTCGGTTGCCGATTGATCGCGCATTCGTGATGAAGGGATTTGGCGCCGTAGTTACGGGCACGCTGATTGCCGGTACCATCCAGCGCGAGCAGGAGCTCGAGCTTCAGCCCTCGGGCAAGCGCGCGCGAGTTCGGGGCATCCAGGTGCATGGCATGTCCACTCATCAAGCTCGTGCAGGCGAGCGTACCGCGATCAACTTGGCAGGAGTTGCAGTTGAGGAACTTGCGCGCGGCATGATGCTCAGCCAGCCTGGCGCTCTGCAACCAACGCGGCAGATCGATGTGCGCCTGCAGTTGCTTTGCGACGTCCGCCCTCTGAAAAATCTATCGCGAGTGCATTTGCACTGCTTTGCTTCGGAAACAGTTGCCCAAGTTCGCCTGCTTGGAGACAAGGAGATCGAGCCCGGAAGCAGTACTCTCGCGCAACTGCGCACAGCCGAACCTCTCCTGCTTATTCCAGGTGATCGCTTCATCATTCGCCAATTCTCTCCAATGATCACGATAGGCGGAGGAACCGTGCTGGATTCGTTTCCACTGCCACGCAGCACAAAACAACTGGTTGCCGCTCGAGATTTCTTGGCCGAGCTTGAACGCGCTGACCTGAGCGGAGCGATCGCGTTGCGCACGCAGCGCCGGAACGCGGGAGGCCTGCGTCATCAGGATGCAGTGCGAGAGACAGGCCGTACAGGACACGAAATCGATCTGCAGGCCAAGGCGCTCATCGAGAACGGAAAACTGCTGGCTGCTGGGGATGTGCTCATTGCAAAGGGTGCAGCGCTGGACGCTGCCATGAAACTGCTTTCAGAATTAGAGAAGTTTCAAAAAGGGAATCCTCTTGCGGGAGGGATGGGCAAGGAAACTCTTCGCGAAAAGCTGGATCTCGGCCAAGCGGTATTCTCCTTTCTGCTCACACAGCTCGCCGCAGGGAAGAAGATCGATATCCTGGGGGAGCAAGTGCGGCTCGCGGGACGGGGGGTCACGATGACCACGGACGAGGAGCGGGCCCGCAACGCTATCGAGCAAGCGTTTTCGACGGCCGGATTAAAGGTTCCGCTGCTCAAGGACGTGCTGGGTTCACTTTCAATTGACCGCGCGCGTAGCCAGAAGATCATGACACTTCTGCTGCGTGAAGGCGTGTTGGTAAAGCTCGGGGATGAGCTCGTCTTTCATCGCGCGGCGTTGGAGCAACTGCGACGATTGGTCGCTGCAGAAAAATCACGAACTCCTAACTTGGACGTTGGACGTTTCAAAGATCTGATCGGCGTGACTCGCAAGCACGCCATTCCCTTGCTTGAGTATCTCGATCGCGAGCGGGTCACACGTAGGGTCGGCGACTTGAGGGAGATTCTATAGCTCGATTCCATGGGATTTTCGGTCGGGTGCAGAAAAATTGTCAATCCAGTTCGACGAGGGCAGGCCTCCTTACAGCTTATTCAAAACATTCTGGGCTGCGACACAGCCCAGTGCTTTGTTAAAGCTTGGTTTGCCGAGCGCGGGCCGGGTCCAGCGGACGCCGACGTTGCGGCTGATGTAAAAACGGGTCGTTGAGCTCCGTTTTTGGAACTGGAATCAAAAGGCCAACACCTGGTTCGGCACCGCCGTATCGGGAGTGAAGGGTGAGCCCGTCACCTGCGTAAGCGTTCCGTCTGTCGCAATTGCAAAGACCTGGATTGAACCGGTGTTGCTGCTTGCGTTACTGGTGACGATGAGGAACCTACCCAGCGCGGCGCCTGCGGCAGACACCGGTCTCGCCCCGACGGCATACGGCGAGCCCTTGAGTTCAGTCAATTGTCCAGTCGCACTGTTCAACGCGAATGCTGAAACACTATTGGAGGTCTGATTTACCACGTACAGCGCTCCCTGCGAGAAAACCGCGTTCACCGCGGTCGTGCCTACTGGAGTGGGCGAGCTAGTCACCTCACTCAGCGCTCCGGTCAATGAGACAGAAAAGACTGAGACGCTTCCGGTACCCACGTTGCCTCCCAGATTGACTCCGAAGAGGAAGTTGCCGCTGCTGTCAAAGGTGAGATAGAAGGGCGAGCCCTGCTTGGGAATGGTGGTCGTGAGCGGAGTTAAACCACCGGTTGTGCCGATCGCGAAAGAGCTAATAACGTTGCTAGTCGGGTTCGAGGTGTACAGGAAAGATCCATTTGGAGATATCGCCAGACCGGCTTCCCCGGAGGAGCTCAGCGAAACCGGAAATCCAGTCAGAAGAGCCAGCGCTCCGGTGCTGGAGTTGAAGCTGTAACCGAAAATTTGTCCTGGAGTACCGCTCAGCGTGTACGCAAACCTTCCATTGGGATGCATTACCATCCGCACAGAATTTCCGGGAGTACTAAAAGGGGACCCGGTCACAGCCGACAGGGCAGCCGTGGAGCTATTAATGCTGAACACCGAGATTGATGTAGACGCGGAGTTTGCAACCAGCAGGAACTTCTTTGCCGGGTCCGTTGCCATTGAGTCGGGGGAGGAGCCGCCCGTAGTCACAGGAGAACCTGTTGTTCGCTGCAAAGCTCCGGAAGTTTCATTGAGCTGATATACAGAAACGTTTCCGGCACTGTTGTTGGTCACGTATACCGGTGATCCACTCTGGGCGCCACCGCCGCCCGTGCTTTTGGGAGTGCCTGGTCCTCCGCCTGCGCCACAAGCCACGTTGCCAACGCACAGAGCCAGGACGCTCAAGTTAAGTAACCTCGCTACTCTCATCAGCCCGACCTCTCTATTCGCAGTTAACTCGCTCATCTTACTGCGATACCCTCCGGCCTATAAGTGAAGACCCGGCTTGGAATCGGCCTTACAAACACCGATAAAGCAAGGCCAGATTACCATCGTTAATCGTTCTTCTTTGCGGTGAATCATGTGCCAGGTTAAACTTCCCATAATGGGATTCACGCATCATATCTCAGTCTTCTTGTATGTTAGTCTCTTGGTTCCCAAACTTGCCAGGAGTCTGCGCTTGCCCCCAATTCGCCGCCGGTCCTGCTTCTCCATATTTGCTGTGCTGGTTTTGACAGGCTTTAGTCAGGGACCACGCGCCGGGGCTGACGATCAGGTCTTCGGGTTCCGCGACTTCTCGCGCCAGGCGGAGATCGATCGCAGGTTCAATCAATCTCCCGACACGAAGCTAGCTGAGGAGCATCTCCGCATCCTTACGCAGGCACCACACGTGGCGGGCTCTCCAGAAGATCGCAAGACGGCAGAGTATGTTGCGCAGAAGTTTCGTGAGGCTGGCCTGGATACGCAAATCGTCGAATACAAGGTCCTGCTCTCCTTTCCGGAAGAGATAAGCGTCGATGTCATCGCCCCCGCGGACGTGAAGATGCATGGACCGAGCCGGGAGCATGTTGATGACGATCCTTACCAGGACGATCCCCGCGTACTGCCGCCCTACAATGCATACTCGCCGTCGGGAGATGCCGAGGCGGAAGTCGTTTACGTGAACTTTGGCAGTCCTCAGGACTACAAACAGCTCGAGGCCATGAAAGTCGACGTGCGTAGCAAGATCGTTATGGTCCGTTACGGC encodes:
- a CDS encoding VapC toxin family PIN domain ribonuclease — translated: MKAVDTNILIYAEITSSPQHSRAHQVLTELAQGPAAWAIPWPCIYEFLRLVMHPRVYHPPLPSQVALQDLKAILASPSLVLLSETAVHATILDEVVKQSGVAGDLMHDAHIVALCREHGASELLTGDRDFTRFTGLKITNPFTA
- a CDS encoding endonuclease MutS2; its protein translation is MNSMPHWSERLLEFDRLREILLAYCGSDPGRLRVASLHPVTDVAWIRQQHELTEEVQQFLDAGGGFDFQGLTDNRKLLKKSAISGAALEISELQDVLRLADRADEWRAIAFTPPASLEQGWPAIRQVSERLADFTLLLRFFRGKILPDGTLDDRASPELVRLRREVEKQKREIQTSLHSYLRHLAEGGAVQDELVTIRGERFVIPVKADQKRRVNGVVHGASSSGQTVFVEPLETIEQNNELMRLLEEENAEVHRILLEMTARVAEHAEALETALDVLAEIELQFAKARLARDYQCVRPMIVNVDAGASPEGGRIHVRLLKARHPVLERNLKLRGARVVPMSLHLEGNDRQLIISGPNTGGKTVALKTVGLIVLMVQSGIPIPADSAELPVFDAVFADIGDYQSIEQNLSTFSAHVSNIDIISKTATAQSLVLLDELGSATDPEEGAALAVAIARHFLDLGATSIISTHHTALKVYATNTPGVVNAAVGFDEKTLQPTYELKVGVPGASAGINIAQRLGLNSQIIAAARQRLAGQTQDIALFLDQLHQQLDAIERERAELRRREQEVARERSRLELEGLKEQRHHVRELEKKLENLLRDFEYQAREAVNAVQERSAAQKLSKDAERRITRLRREFKEQFDSTVVAHRTGADRGDPHARPGEVKHVAEGDTVRLKSLGRDAVVKRKIDQNTFEVEAGIMKMRVPRSDIANVVKSAALERAETPVAAARARGISISLKNENDDLTVPSEINVIGQTVDDATREVEKFVDRAFLAGVPRVRVVHGSGMGILRKALRHFLKSHPHVAMVTEPPQREGGAGATVVELRL
- the selB gene encoding selenocysteine-specific translation elongation factor translates to MKSVIVGTAGHIDHGKTTLVKALTGVDADRLEEEKRRGITIDLGFANLELLSDSGEKLRLGFVDVPGHERFVRNMLAGVGGIDIVLLVIAADEGIKPQTREHFDICRLLAIPRGIVVLTKSDLVDADTLEVVRLEIEDFLRGSFLDPQKTPVIPVSGLSGQGIDQLTRELARMASEIGTKNAGALPRLPIDRAFVMKGFGAVVTGTLIAGTIQREQELELQPSGKRARVRGIQVHGMSTHQARAGERTAINLAGVAVEELARGMMLSQPGALQPTRQIDVRLQLLCDVRPLKNLSRVHLHCFASETVAQVRLLGDKEIEPGSSTLAQLRTAEPLLLIPGDRFIIRQFSPMITIGGGTVLDSFPLPRSTKQLVAARDFLAELERADLSGAIALRTQRRNAGGLRHQDAVRETGRTGHEIDLQAKALIENGKLLAAGDVLIAKGAALDAAMKLLSELEKFQKGNPLAGGMGKETLREKLDLGQAVFSFLLTQLAAGKKIDILGEQVRLAGRGVTMTTDEERARNAIEQAFSTAGLKVPLLKDVLGSLSIDRARSQKIMTLLLREGVLVKLGDELVFHRAALEQLRRLVAAEKSRTPNLDVGRFKDLIGVTRKHAIPLLEYLDRERVTRRVGDLREIL